From Cellvibrio zantedeschiae, the proteins below share one genomic window:
- a CDS encoding SMI1/KNR4 family protein, whose product MEEILDLLRENNVSVPVPLDLPDEDQLVMIEEEIFLPIPRDVRTYLLEASDVIYGTLEPVTAADPNSHTYLPEVTAVAWSEGVPRYLLPICEDKGAYYCADPEGEIVFWKDGELTDETWPSIWQWVRDVWLES is encoded by the coding sequence ATGGAAGAGATCCTGGATTTATTGCGTGAAAATAATGTATCGGTTCCAGTCCCACTGGATTTGCCGGATGAAGATCAGTTAGTCATGATTGAAGAAGAAATCTTCCTGCCCATTCCGCGCGATGTACGTACTTATTTATTGGAAGCAAGCGATGTTATTTATGGCACTCTGGAGCCAGTAACCGCAGCAGATCCAAATTCACACACTTACTTGCCAGAAGTAACAGCTGTTGCCTGGTCAGAAGGTGTACCGCGCTATCTTTTGCCGATTTGTGAAGACAAAGGCGCATACTACTGCGCAGATCCGGAAGGTGAAATTGTTTTTTGGAAAGATGGCGAGTTGACTGATGAAACCTGGCCATCGATTTGGCAATGGGTAAGGGATGTTTGGTTGGAGTCTTGA
- the accC gene encoding acetyl-CoA carboxylase biotin carboxylase subunit yields MFKKILIANRGEIALRILRACKEMGIPTVAVHSVVDRNLKHVRLADEAVCIGPNPSPKSYLNVPSIIAAMEITDAEAVHPGYGFLAENADFAERVQKSGFTFIGPDPDVIRMMGDKVEAIKAMKKAGVPTVPGSDGALPNPTEEPEKCLEIAERIGFPIIIKAAAGGGGRGMRVVHDKDSLISSIQITMGEAKAAFGDDTVYMEKFLQNPRHVEVQILSDGQGNAIHLGDRDCSLQRRHQKVLEEAPAPGIPQEVREATYKACVQACIDIKYKGAGTFEFLYENGRFYFIEMNTRIQVEHPVSEMVTGVDLIKEQIRVCSGLPLSIKQSDVIIRGHSFECRINAEDPQTFMPCPGLVKGFHAPGGLGVRVDSHLYNGYTVPPNYDSMIAKIITYGDTREIALDRMRQALDEAIVDGIKTNIPLQQMLVRDAEFRKGGVNIHYLEKKLGMNH; encoded by the coding sequence ATGTTTAAAAAAATTCTCATTGCAAACCGCGGCGAAATTGCACTTCGCATTTTGCGTGCCTGTAAAGAAATGGGCATTCCAACGGTTGCAGTACACTCTGTAGTAGACCGCAATTTAAAACACGTTCGCCTTGCCGATGAAGCCGTTTGTATTGGGCCAAATCCATCGCCAAAAAGTTATTTGAATGTGCCTTCGATTATTGCGGCTATGGAAATTACCGATGCTGAAGCCGTTCACCCCGGTTACGGTTTTCTGGCAGAAAATGCTGACTTTGCCGAGCGCGTACAAAAAAGCGGTTTCACTTTTATCGGCCCGGATCCAGATGTAATCCGCATGATGGGGGATAAGGTTGAAGCCATTAAGGCGATGAAAAAAGCGGGCGTGCCGACTGTTCCTGGTTCAGATGGCGCACTGCCAAATCCAACTGAAGAACCTGAAAAGTGTTTGGAAATTGCTGAGCGTATTGGATTCCCTATTATTATCAAAGCAGCAGCCGGAGGCGGTGGCCGCGGTATGCGCGTTGTTCATGACAAAGATTCTTTAATCAGCTCAATTCAAATCACTATGGGCGAAGCGAAAGCTGCGTTCGGTGATGACACGGTTTATATGGAAAAATTCCTGCAAAACCCGCGTCACGTTGAAGTACAAATTTTGTCAGACGGTCAAGGCAATGCAATTCATTTAGGCGACCGCGATTGTTCATTGCAACGTCGTCACCAAAAAGTATTGGAAGAAGCTCCAGCACCAGGAATTCCGCAAGAAGTTCGCGAAGCAACTTACAAAGCCTGCGTGCAAGCCTGTATTGATATTAAATACAAAGGCGCAGGTACTTTTGAATTCTTGTATGAAAATGGCCGCTTTTATTTCATCGAAATGAATACACGTATTCAGGTTGAGCATCCAGTGTCAGAAATGGTGACCGGTGTTGATTTGATCAAAGAACAAATCCGCGTGTGCTCGGGCTTACCACTTTCTATCAAACAATCTGACGTGATTATTCGCGGCCACTCGTTTGAATGCCGTATCAATGCCGAAGATCCGCAAACTTTTATGCCCTGCCCCGGCCTGGTAAAAGGTTTCCACGCTCCCGGCGGTTTGGGCGTGCGCGTTGATTCACATTTGTATAACGGCTACACAGTTCCACCAAATTACGATTCCATGATCGCAAAAATTATTACCTACGGTGATACCCGCGAGATTGCGTTGGATCGTATGCGCCAAGCATTGGATGAAGCCATTGTTGACGGAATCAAAACCAACATTCCGCTACAACAAATGTTGGTACGCGATGCTGAATTCCGTAAAGGTGGTGTGAACATCCATTATCTGGAAAAGAAATTGGGCATGAATCACTGA
- the prmA gene encoding 50S ribosomal protein L11 methyltransferase has product MPWLQLKVISPRRYAESIEDSLLACGAASVTFEDNADQPILEPGLGETPLWDNVKITGLFDAEIDTAKTIAIAERKFGNKLPEHKWEQLEDKDWEREWMNNYHAIRCGERLWICPSWQQPPEPDKINLMLDPGLAFGTGTHPTTFMCMQWIDQQDFSGLDIVDYGCGSGILGIATLLMGAKKVIGIDIDPQALLATTENAKRNNLPEDAMPVFLPKDCPEFQADIMLANILAGPLAELAPALNAMTKVGGKICLSGILAIQADTVKAAYAQWFEFDPIATQEEWVRITGTKVRA; this is encoded by the coding sequence ATGCCCTGGCTTCAATTAAAAGTTATTTCCCCCCGCCGTTATGCAGAATCAATTGAAGATTCTTTACTCGCGTGCGGCGCAGCATCAGTCACTTTTGAAGACAACGCTGACCAACCCATTCTTGAACCGGGCCTTGGTGAAACTCCACTGTGGGATAACGTAAAAATCACCGGTTTATTTGATGCGGAAATCGACACAGCAAAAACTATTGCGATTGCAGAAAGAAAATTCGGCAACAAACTTCCTGAACATAAATGGGAACAATTGGAAGATAAAGATTGGGAACGCGAATGGATGAACAATTACCACGCCATTCGCTGCGGTGAACGCTTGTGGATTTGCCCAAGTTGGCAGCAACCGCCAGAGCCGGACAAAATTAATTTAATGCTCGACCCAGGCCTCGCCTTCGGCACAGGCACGCACCCAACAACATTTATGTGCATGCAGTGGATTGACCAACAAGATTTCAGCGGCCTGGATATTGTGGATTATGGTTGCGGCTCTGGCATCCTCGGCATAGCTACCTTATTGATGGGCGCGAAAAAAGTTATCGGTATAGATATAGATCCACAAGCCCTGCTCGCAACCACCGAAAATGCAAAGCGCAATAATCTTCCAGAAGATGCCATGCCAGTATTTTTGCCAAAAGATTGTCCGGAGTTTCAGGCAGACATCATGCTCGCCAACATTTTAGCCGGCCCGCTGGCAGAGCTGGCACCAGCTTTGAATGCGATGACCAAAGTAGGCGGAAAAATTTGTTTATCCGGAATCCTCGCTATCCAAGCCGATACTGTTAAAGCAGCTTACGCACAATGGTTTGAATTCGATCCTATCGCCACCCAGGAAGAGTGGGTGCGTATTACCGGAACCAAGGTACGCGCCTAA
- a CDS encoding copper chaperone PCu(A)C codes for MNKLLKSLALVMMIFSGAQAASAADANTSDINVTNAFFYVPLGTSKTTMAFFTITNNSNKDISITGVSSSFAKQIRLMPEATLLIPAHQSVALKSSGRYVEINDLKAKLSTGDELHLLVSLSNGQKLQLVARAKSAYDQVHGH; via the coding sequence GTGAATAAATTACTGAAAAGTCTTGCTTTGGTGATGATGATTTTTAGTGGCGCTCAAGCCGCGTCTGCGGCTGATGCAAACACGTCAGATATCAATGTAACCAATGCATTTTTTTACGTGCCTTTGGGCACAAGTAAAACCACTATGGCCTTTTTTACCATCACTAATAATTCAAACAAGGATATTAGTATCACGGGCGTGAGTTCTAGTTTTGCCAAACAAATTCGGTTAATGCCAGAAGCCACTCTGTTGATTCCTGCACATCAATCAGTCGCTTTGAAATCCAGCGGTCGCTATGTAGAAATTAATGATCTTAAAGCCAAGCTAAGCACCGGCGACGAGCTACACTTACTAGTAAGCTTGAGTAATGGGCAAAAGCTACAACTGGTTGCCCGAGCGAAAAGCGCTTACGATCAAGTACATGGCCACTAA
- a CDS encoding DNA polymerase II produces MPNAFLLTRQWRDTREGIVLDFWWATEQGACWTQINRQEMVFFILRKDAEKIAKLLAGLRAWRMAEVELKTFLNLPVNALYFKSQRAARDALELLKQANLDFWESDIRPHERYLMERFITAGATIDLVEPVDGSKPILNPRMTPSETRIPLKMVSLDIETSMDAKQLFSIAVWAEHDRKVFMVGEGENSEEHSVIFCATQKACLQAFLDWLHVYDPDILIGWSVVQFDLWVLETLCQKENMTFELGRAKQAAHWRQEDGDGRRYIIIPGRVALDGIELLKAANYRFESYSLQFVSEQLLDKGKLLQGSGRGHDIARLFVEDKLALADYNLRDCELVWEIFEDKKLLHFAVERSQLTGLLLDRIGGSVAAFEYLYLPRLHRKGYVAPNLGELESDVISPGGYVMNSRPGIYDNILVLDFKSLYPSIIRTFLIDPCAFWIAQHEQLPSENTVAGFNGAYFAREGHILPHIIEHLWSARDVAKREKNAPLSHAIKIIMNSFYGVLGSTGCRFFDPRVCSSITLRGHDIIQRSRDWIEQQGYSVIYGDTDSLFVWVENNCVGKTPKNKEQCQKIGDRLARELNQWWQAVLKTEHAIKSHLEIQFETHYLRFLMPTIRGSDLGTKKRYAGVIEHNGERELVFKGLENVRTDWTRLAKDFQEQLYSKVFAGEDYLDFVRETVSDVLAGKRNDDLIYNKRLRRHLHEYEKNVPPQVQAARKYVQLTGKPIRRGDWIAYVITTSGAEPISAQQSPLDYQHYVDKQLMPVADSILHFMEQNMTELVDTQMSLFVH; encoded by the coding sequence ATGCCGAACGCATTTCTATTAACTCGCCAATGGCGCGATACTCGTGAAGGTATTGTGCTGGATTTTTGGTGGGCAACAGAACAGGGCGCCTGTTGGACGCAAATCAATCGGCAGGAAATGGTATTTTTTATTTTGCGTAAAGACGCAGAAAAAATAGCAAAACTTTTAGCTGGTTTACGCGCCTGGCGTATGGCTGAAGTCGAACTTAAAACTTTTCTTAACCTTCCTGTTAATGCGCTTTATTTTAAGAGCCAACGTGCTGCTCGCGATGCCTTGGAGTTACTCAAGCAAGCGAATCTGGATTTTTGGGAATCAGATATTCGCCCTCATGAACGTTATTTGATGGAGCGATTTATTACGGCGGGAGCAACTATTGATCTCGTTGAGCCTGTAGATGGTTCCAAGCCAATACTAAATCCCAGGATGACACCTTCAGAAACACGTATACCCTTAAAAATGGTTTCTCTCGATATAGAAACCTCTATGGACGCCAAGCAATTATTTTCCATTGCTGTTTGGGCGGAACATGATCGAAAAGTTTTTATGGTGGGTGAGGGTGAAAATTCTGAAGAGCACTCAGTAATTTTTTGCGCAACTCAAAAAGCTTGTTTGCAAGCTTTTTTGGATTGGTTGCATGTGTACGATCCCGATATTTTAATCGGTTGGAGCGTCGTGCAGTTTGATTTGTGGGTGCTGGAAACACTTTGCCAAAAAGAAAATATGACTTTTGAATTGGGTCGAGCCAAGCAAGCTGCGCATTGGCGACAAGAAGACGGTGACGGTCGCCGGTATATTATAATTCCGGGCCGTGTTGCGCTCGACGGTATTGAATTATTAAAGGCGGCAAATTATCGCTTCGAAAGCTACTCCTTGCAGTTCGTATCAGAACAGCTTTTAGATAAAGGAAAACTTTTGCAGGGCTCCGGTCGCGGTCACGATATAGCGCGGCTATTCGTAGAAGATAAATTGGCGCTTGCCGATTACAACCTGCGAGATTGTGAGCTGGTATGGGAAATCTTTGAAGATAAAAAATTGCTGCACTTCGCAGTCGAACGTAGCCAATTGACCGGATTGCTGCTGGACAGAATCGGTGGTTCGGTTGCTGCGTTTGAATATTTGTATTTACCACGCTTACATCGTAAAGGTTATGTGGCACCTAATTTGGGTGAGCTGGAATCTGATGTGATTAGCCCGGGTGGTTATGTGATGAATTCACGTCCCGGCATTTACGATAATATTTTGGTGTTGGATTTTAAAAGTCTGTATCCCAGCATCATACGCACATTTTTAATTGACCCTTGTGCGTTCTGGATTGCGCAGCATGAGCAATTGCCCTCCGAGAATACTGTTGCCGGTTTTAACGGAGCATATTTTGCGCGAGAAGGACACATATTGCCGCACATTATTGAACACCTTTGGTCTGCGCGAGATGTTGCCAAGCGTGAAAAAAATGCACCGCTCTCTCATGCAATAAAAATTATCATGAATTCTTTTTACGGTGTTTTGGGGTCGACCGGCTGCCGTTTTTTTGATCCACGTGTATGCAGTTCAATTACCTTGCGTGGCCACGATATTATTCAACGCAGCCGCGATTGGATTGAACAACAAGGTTACAGTGTTATTTACGGTGATACAGATTCACTCTTTGTTTGGGTAGAAAATAATTGTGTGGGGAAAACGCCCAAAAATAAAGAACAGTGTCAAAAGATCGGTGATCGTTTGGCGCGTGAGTTAAATCAGTGGTGGCAAGCGGTATTGAAAACGGAACACGCCATTAAAAGCCATTTGGAAATTCAATTTGAAACCCATTATCTTCGCTTTTTGATGCCCACCATTCGCGGCAGTGATTTGGGTACCAAAAAACGTTATGCCGGTGTGATTGAGCATAATGGTGAGCGAGAGTTAGTATTCAAAGGTTTGGAAAATGTACGCACCGACTGGACGCGTTTAGCAAAAGATTTTCAAGAGCAACTTTATAGCAAGGTATTCGCGGGCGAGGACTATCTCGACTTTGTGCGCGAAACAGTCTCAGATGTACTTGCCGGTAAGCGCAATGATGATTTAATTTACAACAAACGTTTGCGCCGTCATTTACACGAATACGAAAAAAATGTCCCGCCGCAAGTACAAGCTGCGCGCAAATACGTACAGCTTACCGGTAAGCCTATCAGGCGCGGCGATTGGATTGCTTATGTTATTACGACGAGCGGAGCTGAACCCATATCAGCGCAGCAAAGCCCTCTGGATTATCAGCACTATGTAGATAAACAATTAATGCCGGTAGCAGACAGTATTTTGCACTTTATGGAACAAAATATGACCGAGCTGGTCGATACGCAGATGTCTTTATTTGTTCATTAA
- a CDS encoding protein-disulfide reductase DsbD family protein, whose product MPTSRFPEFNFSIPAIKQFAHILLGVIFLQGSFTFAEEFNPSGNANVSTVKAASFTKQDDFLPVTEAYKLNAEISDSDATTKKLRLTWTIADKYYLYQERFKFRATPEVALTPTFSPEGKPKFDEFAGKDMTLHYHEVTADFFIPANTPSFDLKVTSQGCAEAGLCYPPYSENLHIDTSKNEVTKLANKPRVATDSSATSADQAQASAEEDQLWAWQALLFAFLGGVILNLMPCVFPVLSIKVLSLVQSHGQQLKLHGLMYTLGIVASFAAFAGLLLIAKAGGQAVGWGFQLQSPGLVTALAYLFFIMGLAMAGYIQVGGSLMGVGQSLTEKSGLQGSFFTGVLAAVVASPCTAPFMGAALGFALTQPAYVCVAVFVALGVGMAVPLLLLCFLPQFAQKLPRPGLWMETLKEFLAFPLYISAIWLLWVLTNQAGSGMMLAVCLGAVAIAFAFWIYRRPTSGWTKKIYTALALAALLLAIFIPYKAMKNGEADKRWIAYTPELLAELRAQGRPVFIDVTADWCITCKVNERTTLNREEVEAAFDELNVATLKADWTNADPQIKELLRDYGRIGVPLYVWFPAGSAKRGEVLPQLLTPSIVINTIKPAK is encoded by the coding sequence ATGCCAACTTCTCGCTTCCCTGAATTCAATTTTTCAATCCCGGCAATTAAGCAATTTGCTCATATCCTGTTGGGGGTCATTTTCCTGCAAGGTTCCTTTACTTTTGCTGAAGAATTTAATCCCTCCGGCAATGCCAATGTTTCCACTGTAAAAGCGGCGAGCTTCACCAAACAGGATGATTTTTTGCCTGTCACAGAAGCCTATAAACTTAACGCCGAGATTAGCGATAGCGATGCAACCACTAAAAAGCTGCGCCTGACCTGGACCATTGCTGACAAATACTATCTTTATCAGGAACGCTTCAAGTTTCGCGCAACACCCGAGGTTGCGCTCACACCGACTTTCAGCCCCGAGGGGAAACCCAAGTTCGATGAGTTTGCCGGTAAAGATATGACGCTTCACTACCATGAAGTGACAGCAGATTTTTTTATTCCAGCAAACACACCTTCATTTGACCTAAAAGTCACGTCCCAAGGCTGTGCAGAAGCCGGGCTTTGTTACCCACCCTATTCCGAAAACCTCCATATAGATACAAGCAAAAATGAGGTTACCAAGCTGGCAAATAAGCCAAGAGTCGCTACTGATTCGAGTGCAACATCAGCCGATCAGGCCCAAGCATCAGCTGAAGAAGATCAACTGTGGGCGTGGCAAGCATTGCTTTTTGCTTTTCTCGGCGGCGTTATCCTAAATCTTATGCCCTGTGTTTTTCCGGTACTTTCCATAAAGGTATTGAGCCTTGTGCAAAGCCACGGTCAACAACTTAAACTGCATGGACTCATGTATACGCTGGGCATAGTTGCTTCGTTTGCGGCCTTCGCCGGCTTGCTACTCATTGCAAAAGCGGGCGGACAAGCCGTTGGCTGGGGCTTCCAGCTGCAATCTCCCGGGCTAGTCACAGCACTCGCCTACCTGTTTTTCATCATGGGACTAGCAATGGCTGGCTATATCCAGGTGGGCGGCTCACTCATGGGAGTAGGCCAAAGCCTTACTGAAAAGTCTGGCCTGCAAGGTTCATTTTTCACTGGAGTATTAGCAGCAGTGGTGGCGAGCCCCTGTACGGCCCCTTTTATGGGTGCCGCTTTGGGCTTCGCGCTTACCCAACCAGCCTATGTTTGCGTGGCCGTTTTTGTTGCTTTGGGTGTGGGCATGGCCGTGCCATTGCTTTTGCTGTGTTTTTTGCCCCAGTTTGCACAAAAGCTTCCAAGGCCGGGCTTATGGATGGAAACACTTAAGGAATTCCTCGCCTTCCCTCTTTATATAAGTGCCATTTGGTTACTTTGGGTACTTACCAACCAAGCCGGCTCTGGAATGATGCTCGCCGTTTGCTTAGGCGCTGTCGCCATTGCATTTGCATTTTGGATTTATCGCAGACCGACAAGTGGGTGGACCAAGAAGATTTACACCGCACTTGCCTTAGCTGCGCTTTTATTGGCGATATTCATTCCTTATAAAGCCATGAAAAATGGCGAGGCTGATAAGCGCTGGATCGCTTACACTCCTGAACTGTTGGCCGAACTGCGCGCCCAAGGGCGCCCGGTTTTTATCGATGTCACAGCAGATTGGTGCATCACATGCAAAGTTAACGAACGTACAACACTTAACCGCGAAGAAGTTGAAGCTGCTTTTGATGAGCTGAATGTAGCAACTTTAAAGGCCGATTGGACAAACGCAGATCCACAAATAAAGGAATTATTGCGGGATTATGGCCGAATCGGCGTACCTTTATATGTATGGTTCCCCGCCGGTTCCGCCAAGCGTGGCGAGGTTTTACCGCAACTGCTAACCCCATCTATTGTTATAAACACCATTAAGCCTGCAAAATAG
- a CDS encoding DUF2333 family protein, whose translation MRRARDEYEDTQSDIECARPEYRWAIYVFLIYLAGTICLGIYWSSAPAELNVRATTQHQLATLKIPVQTQWPKGVATTSTLISISETLLDKHGGYLTNDFSPPGIWLDNMSHWELGVITQVRDTTQILRSSLSQSNLKHDLDVDLQKAEVRFNFSDNSWGVPSTESQYRSGIEHLQKYNLRLLQAGAENAQFHVDAQHLNDYLAGVEQRLKILSQRLTASVGPNPNTDASAISMRQANAKKIVSALYTKTPWTQVDDIFYEARGSSWALIAVLQAVEIDFVDVLQNKRAQVSYEQIIRELKPTQDPVYSPMILNGDGFGFVANHSLTMASYLARAQAAISDCRRQLLVSTP comes from the coding sequence GTGCGCCGCGCTCGTGACGAATACGAAGACACCCAGAGCGATATAGAATGCGCCCGGCCAGAATATCGTTGGGCAATTTATGTTTTTTTGATTTATCTCGCCGGTACAATTTGCTTAGGGATTTATTGGAGTTCTGCACCCGCAGAATTAAATGTCCGCGCCACTACCCAGCATCAATTAGCAACTTTAAAAATACCAGTTCAAACACAATGGCCAAAAGGTGTTGCTACTACATCTACTTTGATTAGCATTAGTGAAACTTTATTAGATAAACATGGTGGCTACCTAACCAACGATTTTTCTCCACCGGGTATTTGGCTTGATAACATGTCCCATTGGGAGTTGGGTGTTATAACCCAAGTGCGAGATACTACCCAAATTTTGCGCTCGTCATTGAGTCAATCCAATCTCAAGCATGATTTGGATGTCGATCTGCAAAAAGCAGAGGTGCGTTTTAATTTTTCCGATAATTCCTGGGGGGTTCCTTCCACCGAATCCCAATACCGCTCTGGTATAGAGCACTTGCAGAAATACAATTTGCGTTTGTTACAAGCGGGCGCTGAGAATGCGCAATTCCATGTGGATGCTCAACATCTCAATGATTATTTGGCTGGTGTAGAACAGCGCTTAAAAATTTTATCGCAACGCTTAACGGCAAGTGTTGGTCCAAATCCTAATACCGATGCATCGGCAATCTCCATGCGCCAAGCTAATGCTAAAAAAATTGTGAGTGCGCTCTACACTAAAACACCCTGGACGCAAGTAGACGATATTTTTTATGAAGCTCGCGGTTCGTCCTGGGCGCTAATTGCTGTTTTACAGGCGGTAGAAATTGATTTTGTAGATGTATTGCAAAATAAACGCGCCCAGGTAAGTTATGAACAAATTATCCGTGAATTAAAACCCACGCAAGATCCAGTCTACAGCCCAATGATTTTAAATGGCGATGGATTTGGGTTTGTTGCCAATCATTCGCTCACCATGGCGTCCTATCTTGCACGTGCGCAAGCAGCAATTTCAGATTGCCGCCGCCAATTGTTAGTATCAACTCCCTAA
- the accB gene encoding acetyl-CoA carboxylase biotin carboxyl carrier protein, whose amino-acid sequence MDIRKIKKLIELLEESNIGELEIKEGEESVRIARNSGTVQYVSAPVQNYAPAPAQAAAPAPAAAAPVAAPTAAAPAAAAITGHSIKSPMVGTYYSAASPGSAPFIEVGKSVKVGDVICIIEAMKMMNQIQADKAGVIEAILVQDGNPVEFDQPLVIIA is encoded by the coding sequence ATGGATATTCGCAAAATTAAAAAACTCATCGAATTACTTGAAGAATCAAACATCGGTGAATTAGAGATCAAAGAAGGCGAAGAGTCTGTACGCATTGCCCGCAACAGCGGCACTGTTCAATATGTATCTGCACCCGTACAAAATTATGCTCCGGCACCAGCTCAAGCTGCCGCTCCTGCGCCAGCTGCCGCAGCTCCAGTAGCAGCACCAACTGCTGCTGCACCTGCAGCGGCTGCCATTACTGGCCACAGCATTAAATCTCCGATGGTGGGCACCTACTACAGCGCAGCAAGCCCTGGCTCAGCGCCATTCATTGAAGTTGGCAAAAGCGTAAAAGTTGGCGACGTAATTTGTATTATTGAAGCCATGAAAATGATGAATCAAATCCAGGCCGACAAAGCCGGCGTTATTGAAGCCATTTTGGTACAAGACGGTAATCCCGTTGAGTTCGATCAGCCTTTAGTGATTATTGCCTAA
- a CDS encoding GNAT family N-acetyltransferase has translation MNIRNASIADTAKIAPLFDAYRQFYEQEPNLEFAKQFISDRLSNNESIIFVAEDEAQNALGFCQIYPSFCSVIAAPIYTLSDLFVSPNARQSGLGKMLLEKAREHAQANNIPRMDLTTAKTNLTAQSLYESLGWVRDDIFYAYNKSV, from the coding sequence TTGAACATTCGTAACGCAAGCATTGCAGACACAGCTAAAATCGCACCACTCTTTGATGCCTATCGTCAGTTTTACGAACAAGAACCCAATCTTGAATTTGCCAAACAGTTTATTAGCGATCGCTTGAGCAACAATGAGTCCATTATTTTTGTTGCAGAAGATGAAGCACAAAATGCGTTAGGATTTTGCCAGATTTACCCCAGCTTTTGTTCAGTGATTGCAGCACCTATTTATACGCTTTCTGATTTATTTGTCTCGCCAAACGCGCGCCAATCTGGCTTGGGAAAAATGCTGCTGGAAAAGGCTCGCGAACACGCGCAAGCGAATAATATTCCGCGCATGGATTTAACCACCGCGAAAACGAATTTAACTGCCCAATCTTTATATGAATCTTTAGGTTGGGTTAGAGACGATATTTTCTACGCTTACAATAAAAGCGTGTAA
- the aroQ gene encoding type II 3-dehydroquinate dehydratase yields MATILVLHGPNLNMLGLREPGIYGAATLETINQQLTKLCLDAGHHIQTLQSNAEYELIDRIHDARKEGVDFILFNPAAFTHTSVALRDALLSVNIPFIEVHLSNVHKRETFRHHSYFSDIAQGVICGFGPDSYRLAMQAAFTLLNN; encoded by the coding sequence ATGGCAACAATTTTGGTACTTCACGGCCCCAATCTGAACATGCTTGGCCTGCGTGAACCAGGCATCTACGGCGCCGCCACTCTTGAGACCATAAACCAGCAATTGACCAAATTATGTTTAGATGCTGGCCACCATATTCAAACACTGCAAAGCAATGCCGAGTACGAACTCATTGATCGTATTCACGATGCGCGCAAAGAAGGCGTTGATTTTATCCTGTTTAATCCTGCTGCTTTCACACATACCAGTGTCGCCCTGCGCGATGCGCTCTTGTCGGTAAATATTCCGTTTATTGAAGTGCATTTATCTAACGTGCACAAACGCGAAACTTTCCGTCATCACTCGTATTTTTCTGACATTGCCCAAGGTGTTATTTGCGGTTTCGGCCCGGATAGTTATCGCTTGGCCATGCAGGCTGCTTTTACATTACTCAACAACTAA
- a CDS encoding glutaminyl-peptide cyclotransferase produces MKYLIGLFCLSLATIANFSCAQADSLASAPSIHYKILAERSHKTSLFTQGLLLKDGNFYESSGLYAKSQIVSYPVTEPESSWAKMTAPFSQKQRIPDRFFAEGLTLLNNKLYLVTWQENTAFVYDATNFSLQKTLNYTGQGWGLTTDGKQIIRSDGSNQLFFHNTENFAVEKTIAVKFKHEPVTNLNELEYAEGFIWANIWHDNRIVKINPATGDVVGLLDFSEIAKNLKVKDEESVLNGIAYDADKKTFWITGKQWPKMFLVKLQ; encoded by the coding sequence ATGAAATATCTCATCGGCCTATTTTGCCTTAGCCTTGCAACTATTGCGAATTTCTCTTGCGCGCAAGCTGATTCGCTCGCTAGCGCGCCCTCTATACACTACAAAATACTTGCCGAACGTTCGCACAAAACCAGTCTTTTTACGCAAGGCCTTTTGCTTAAAGACGGTAATTTTTACGAAAGCAGCGGGCTTTACGCCAAGTCACAGATAGTTTCATATCCTGTTACAGAGCCTGAAAGTTCCTGGGCAAAAATGACAGCACCTTTCTCACAGAAGCAACGCATTCCGGATCGTTTTTTTGCAGAAGGGCTAACACTGCTCAATAACAAACTCTATTTAGTTACCTGGCAAGAAAATACAGCTTTTGTTTATGACGCCACCAACTTTTCGCTACAAAAAACCTTGAACTACACCGGCCAAGGCTGGGGATTAACAACGGATGGAAAACAAATCATCCGTAGCGATGGCAGCAATCAGTTATTTTTCCACAACACCGAAAACTTCGCCGTGGAGAAAACCATCGCGGTAAAATTCAAGCATGAGCCCGTAACCAATTTAAATGAATTGGAATATGCAGAGGGTTTTATCTGGGCAAATATTTGGCATGACAACAGAATTGTAAAAATCAACCCGGCAACAGGTGATGTGGTAGGTCTATTGGATTTTTCCGAGATCGCAAAAAACCTGAAAGTGAAAGATGAAGAAAGTGTATTAAACGGAATTGCTTATGATGCTGACAAAAAAACGTTTTGGATTACAGGCAAGCAATGGCCAAAAATGTTTTTAGTGAAGCTGCAATAA